In one Nostoc sp. KVJ3 genomic region, the following are encoded:
- a CDS encoding O-antigen ligase family protein, producing MKKLLIYAEYVFTVVALLIYSGAIFTVVLSGGAGQSESVEYDSSVIRVILFLIYAVTFLLLVLRWKKILYLLVVSKDLWLYSLIILAVISITWSFEPSTTLKNSFTLINSSLFGLYFASRYSLKQQLYLLAWTFAIIIVLSFVFAIALPKYGIQPDGDGSKWRGVFTHKNGLGARMVISSMIFFILGYQNQKRNWLFWGAFCLSILLLLLAGSTASVLNLLIIIVAFFAFKVWRWPYKIMLPTLIIMATISQILYFWLSNNAGVFLTSIGKDPTLTGRTDLWPLVIDMIWKHPWVGYGYGGFWQGWNGESAYIWLNAGWTPNHPHNGYLALCLDLGVLGLGLFFIGFASSYLQGFAWMRGSKTALDIWPLLFMTYMALASLTESCLLESNSLNWMLYVSICLSVRMTYGRKIKSSKPVTA from the coding sequence ATGAAAAAACTACTAATTTATGCAGAGTATGTATTCACAGTTGTAGCTTTGTTGATTTATTCAGGGGCAATCTTCACTGTTGTTCTGTCAGGAGGAGCAGGACAGAGTGAATCAGTAGAGTATGATAGCTCCGTGATTCGGGTGATTTTATTTTTAATCTATGCAGTTACCTTCTTACTACTAGTTTTGCGTTGGAAAAAAATTCTTTATTTACTTGTGGTGAGTAAAGACCTTTGGCTTTATTCTTTAATAATATTGGCAGTTATTTCTATTACTTGGTCTTTTGAACCATCAACAACATTAAAAAATAGTTTTACCCTCATTAACTCCAGTTTGTTTGGTCTATATTTTGCTTCGCGATATAGCTTAAAACAGCAATTGTATTTACTTGCTTGGACTTTCGCAATTATTATAGTTTTGAGTTTTGTTTTTGCTATAGCCTTGCCTAAATACGGTATACAGCCAGATGGTGATGGCTCCAAGTGGCGTGGAGTATTTACGCACAAAAACGGTCTGGGAGCCAGAATGGTAATTAGTAGTATGATTTTTTTCATCCTTGGTTATCAAAATCAAAAACGCAATTGGCTTTTCTGGGGGGCATTTTGTTTGTCAATACTACTTTTACTGCTTGCTGGTTCTACGGCATCTGTACTTAATCTATTAATTATAATAGTGGCATTTTTTGCTTTTAAAGTTTGGCGTTGGCCATATAAGATTATGCTACCAACCTTAATAATTATGGCAACTATCAGTCAAATTTTATATTTTTGGTTGTCTAATAACGCTGGTGTTTTTCTAACTTCAATTGGTAAAGATCCAACACTTACGGGGCGAACAGACTTGTGGCCATTAGTAATAGATATGATTTGGAAACATCCTTGGGTTGGTTATGGTTATGGTGGATTCTGGCAAGGATGGAATGGTGAATCTGCTTATATTTGGCTCAATGCTGGATGGACACCGAACCACCCCCACAATGGTTATTTAGCTCTTTGCCTTGATTTGGGTGTTTTAGGGTTAGGTTTATTCTTTATAGGGTTTGCGAGCAGTTATCTGCAAGGATTTGCTTGGATGCGTGGTAGTAAAACAGCATTAGATATTTGGCCACTTCTATTTATGACGTATATGGCTTTAGCTAGTCTTACTGAATCTTGCTTGCTGGAATCTAATAGTTTGAATTGGATGTTATATGTGTCAATTTGTTTATCAGTGAGAATGACATATGGAAGAAAGATTAAATCTTCAAAACCAGTTACAGCATAA
- a CDS encoding sugar transferase, producing MSNQSITTSKFSEVPLDLRASSFVTVRKGSWWLRLTTLFLVDYTLLSLAWFLAGYQSSYGSFTWYIPSHYLPILITIGIQIGSLALQGIYREGQKRYDYLNIIKSLTFAHGLIVLVCSLYKPVVDITHPRLILLSWLLSILFICTGRYAVNITLEYLRKQKKIVRSSVFIICDPQDHEQISSFIKKEKHYIISGTAHASSLDRYQRQQTLSKLNQLGVTEVFISWDALKNRMFLCWLFQASGIQVHILPMELKPIYKNVEFNKIGGMPCLSLDCPIITGKDFWIKRSCDFCFATLFVMLSFPIYIAIAVAIKLDSPGTVFYRQTRIGLHGQQFKVWKFRTMRSDAEKLQKELEALNETKDGIIFKIKDDPRITRVGKFLRRYSLDELPQLFNVIFGEMSIVGPRPLPTRDVDKFSEHHFIRHEVLPGITGLWQVSGRSDIVDFEQVINLDLNYIENWSLSLDFEILLKTVMVVLKKEGAY from the coding sequence ATGAGTAATCAAAGCATTACAACAAGTAAATTCAGTGAAGTGCCTTTGGATTTACGTGCATCTTCATTTGTCACTGTACGCAAGGGATCGTGGTGGTTGAGATTAACAACATTATTTTTAGTAGACTATACCCTCTTATCCCTAGCTTGGTTTTTAGCCGGATACCAATCTTCTTATGGAAGTTTTACTTGGTATATACCTAGTCATTATTTACCCATTTTAATAACTATTGGGATTCAAATAGGATCGTTAGCTCTCCAAGGTATTTATCGTGAAGGGCAAAAACGCTATGACTATTTGAATATAATTAAATCTCTAACTTTTGCTCATGGATTAATAGTACTTGTTTGTTCTTTGTATAAACCAGTTGTTGATATTACACACCCAAGATTAATACTACTATCTTGGCTACTAAGTATATTATTTATTTGCACTGGTAGATATGCTGTAAATATTACTCTTGAATATTTGCGAAAGCAGAAAAAAATAGTTCGTTCTTCTGTCTTCATTATTTGCGATCCTCAAGATCATGAACAAATTTCTAGCTTTATAAAAAAAGAAAAACATTACATTATCTCTGGAACAGCTCATGCTAGTTCATTAGACAGATATCAACGTCAACAAACATTGAGTAAACTTAATCAATTGGGTGTAACAGAGGTTTTTATATCTTGGGATGCTCTAAAAAACAGAATGTTTTTATGCTGGTTATTTCAAGCATCTGGTATCCAAGTACATATTTTACCGATGGAATTAAAACCAATTTATAAAAACGTAGAATTTAACAAAATAGGTGGAATGCCTTGCCTGAGTTTAGATTGTCCGATAATTACAGGTAAAGATTTTTGGATAAAGCGTAGTTGTGATTTTTGTTTCGCAACTTTATTTGTAATGTTATCATTCCCTATTTATATAGCTATAGCTGTAGCTATAAAACTGGACTCTCCCGGCACGGTATTTTACAGGCAAACCCGCATAGGTTTACATGGACAGCAATTTAAAGTATGGAAATTCAGAACGATGAGGTCTGATGCAGAAAAATTACAGAAAGAATTAGAGGCTTTAAATGAAACGAAAGATGGGATTATCTTTAAGATTAAAGACGATCCTCGCATTACCCGTGTTGGAAAATTTCTTCGGCGTTACAGCTTAGATGAATTACCTCAACTTTTTAACGTTATCTTTGGAGAAATGAGCATAGTAGGACCTCGTCCTTTACCTACCAGAGATGTAGATAAATTTTCTGAACATCATTTTATTAGACATGAAGTTTTACCTGGTATTACAGGTCTTTGGCAAGTTTCAGGCCGTTCGGATATTGTAGATTTTGAACAAGTAATAAATCTTGATCTTAACTACATTGAAAATTGGTCACTTAGTTTAGACTTTGAAATTCTGCTCAAAACAGTTATGGTAGTTTTGAAAAAAGAAGGTGCATACTAA
- a CDS encoding oligosaccharide flippase family protein yields the protein MGQRKLLTNSLSLLVNRLVQSITSFVLVASIARTLGPYDLGRYLLAFSYYYIFMVIGSQGLKTLFTRELSRNPQEMPAYLVSGTFLQILLSIIAYLVQVVVVFVLPYSSDTSTTCYIMGLTIIPFSLSNITEAIFQAQERMNLISISTVPVYILRLLVMLWFLHLNYGINYLAGILAISETLVLVIEWILITKMVTPKWEIKQDFVWHLFKSAWTFMLIDAVGILSSRMAILIISLLGSELMVGLYGVIGQLMLPFSLVTDSVGMAAFPAMTKAVALGKEKSRSITENIIEMLLCIALPIIVVIFFLGNDLITFVYKNPHFSQVNLVLKVSCLSLITYPFVRTFVYLLLANGFEKFNLIEVIATNVVGLSSGVILISQYKLMGAAFMQLAMGFTGFSLLTYAVYSQLFSLRLWRIIPRPLLISIGMILVFLILQEFQLDFILILLISTCSYAFFAACLAMHKFGGVRSIWLKLFSKT from the coding sequence ATGGGACAACGAAAATTACTAACAAATTCTCTGTCATTGTTAGTGAATCGGTTAGTGCAAAGTATTACAAGTTTTGTGCTAGTGGCATCTATCGCTCGTACTTTAGGTCCATATGACTTAGGGCGATATCTACTAGCATTTAGCTACTACTATATCTTTATGGTCATTGGTTCGCAGGGTCTAAAAACCTTGTTTACGCGAGAACTATCTCGCAATCCACAAGAAATGCCTGCTTACCTGGTGAGTGGTACTTTTTTGCAAATTCTTTTAAGCATTATTGCTTATTTAGTACAGGTCGTTGTCGTGTTTGTACTCCCCTATAGTTCGGACACCTCAACTACTTGCTACATAATGGGATTAACAATCATTCCGTTTTCGCTTTCCAACATCACAGAGGCAATTTTTCAGGCTCAAGAGAGGATGAATTTAATTTCCATCTCTACAGTTCCAGTCTATATTCTACGTTTACTAGTAATGCTCTGGTTTTTGCATCTTAATTATGGAATAAATTATTTAGCAGGAATTTTAGCAATTTCCGAAACCCTAGTTTTAGTAATTGAATGGATTCTAATTACAAAAATGGTTACGCCAAAATGGGAAATTAAGCAAGATTTTGTATGGCACTTATTCAAGTCTGCTTGGACATTTATGCTTATTGATGCAGTAGGTATACTTAGTAGTAGAATGGCTATTTTAATTATCTCGCTCTTAGGAAGTGAGTTGATGGTTGGTCTCTATGGCGTGATTGGACAATTAATGCTACCTTTTTCCTTAGTTACAGATAGTGTAGGTATGGCTGCTTTTCCTGCAATGACAAAGGCAGTAGCTCTAGGAAAGGAGAAATCACGTTCAATTACCGAAAACATTATTGAAATGCTTTTGTGTATCGCATTACCAATTATTGTTGTAATATTTTTTCTGGGAAATGATTTAATAACATTTGTTTATAAAAATCCTCATTTTAGTCAGGTAAACTTAGTACTTAAGGTAAGTTGTTTATCACTCATTACATACCCATTTGTACGGACATTTGTCTATCTGCTTTTAGCCAATGGTTTTGAGAAATTTAACTTAATTGAGGTTATTGCTACCAATGTAGTAGGATTATCATCAGGCGTAATATTGATTTCACAGTATAAGCTAATGGGTGCAGCATTTATGCAATTAGCAATGGGTTTTACTGGTTTTAGCTTACTCACATACGCTGTGTACAGTCAGTTATTTTCGTTACGTCTATGGCGGATAATACCTCGTCCACTTCTAATTAGCATTGGGATGATATTGGTGTTTTTAATCCTACAGGAATTTCAACTAGACTTTATATTGATTTTGCTTATTTCAACTTGCTCATACGCTTTTTTTGCTGCTTGCTTGGCAATGCATAAATTCGGGGGTGTCCGTTCTATATGGTTAAAACTATTTAGTAAGACTTAA
- a CDS encoding class I SAM-dependent methyltransferase, with translation MEPRGIELITRYKRNYRIPAEAEITEQMILEHWELERKLTKDLLESNSQNRWEVFEQAYTILYNKLQWQNSFLPDTKPSLDKYKTWLEAIGSPPKKIYEVGSGKGEMIEHLAKCGFECKATEITRERGSKYITDSSINLSWGNSDGVNLDNFEQKEFYDLVVSNQVIEHFHPDDLTTHFQSAYKILVPHGNTYLLHLIVIQVLTMYRRFLDMIILMVCILKSIHIENYMIL, from the coding sequence ATGGAACCAAGAGGAATTGAACTGATCACTCGCTATAAACGCAACTACCGCATCCCTGCTGAAGCAGAAATCACGGAACAAATGATACTTGAACACTGGGAATTAGAAAGAAAATTGACAAAAGACCTTTTAGAATCGAACTCACAAAATCGATGGGAAGTGTTTGAGCAAGCCTATACTATTCTTTATAATAAATTACAATGGCAAAACTCTTTTTTACCAGATACAAAACCAAGTCTGGATAAATATAAAACTTGGCTAGAAGCGATCGGATCTCCACCTAAAAAAATTTACGAAGTTGGTTCTGGTAAGGGAGAAATGATAGAACATTTGGCTAAATGTGGATTTGAATGCAAAGCTACAGAAATTACAAGGGAACGTGGTTCTAAATATATAACTGATTCGTCAATTAATTTGTCTTGGGGTAATTCTGATGGTGTAAACTTAGACAATTTTGAACAAAAGGAGTTTTATGATTTAGTAGTATCTAATCAAGTTATTGAACACTTCCATCCAGACGATTTAACTACACACTTTCAAAGTGCTTATAAAATTCTTGTCCCGCATGGAAATACATATTTACTACACCTCATTGTCATACAGGTCCTCACGATGTATCGTCGGTTTTTGGATATGATAATCCTCATGGTATGCATCTTAAAGAGTATACATATCGAGAATTACATGATTCTTTAA
- a CDS encoding glycosyltransferase family 4 protein → MIKVALIHFCFEDYTIELANNLVKYVDLTLIHPEKISDVCSNVLDSNIRVISFQKPRIRDPRNLLSMQTVMRIIKDIQPDVLHVQETNDPWYDLTLLLNKMPPLVTTIHDIFRHPGDTITPFGSEYTRRISFYRSQQLIVHTNQLKKVLIEQFRIPEGRVNVLPHGELGTLYQRRRSQHIPVREPYTLLFFGRILPYKGLRYLLEAIPLIAECIPEVKLIIAGRGENVKQYFSNGYDEKRYEIINDFIPLEEVGNLFQRSIATVLPYIEASQSGVAALSYGMGTLVVASEVGGLSEIVQHQKDGLLVPPRDVRALADAIICLLTDRDLQQRLQTAAIARCQQDLNWSNIAAQTAQIYQKEMNMQNKH, encoded by the coding sequence ATGATTAAGGTTGCTCTAATACATTTTTGCTTTGAAGACTATACTATCGAATTAGCAAATAATCTGGTTAAATATGTTGATTTAACGCTAATTCATCCAGAAAAAATCTCAGATGTCTGTAGTAATGTTCTTGATTCTAATATTCGCGTCATTAGCTTTCAAAAACCACGGATTCGCGACCCACGTAACCTATTGTCTATGCAGACTGTGATGCGTATCATCAAAGACATACAGCCAGATGTTTTACATGTCCAAGAAACTAACGATCCTTGGTACGATTTGACTTTGTTGCTGAACAAGATGCCACCATTGGTTACAACTATCCATGACATATTTCGTCACCCAGGGGATACTATCACTCCCTTTGGTTCTGAGTATACTAGACGTATTAGTTTTTACCGTTCCCAGCAATTGATTGTCCATACTAATCAACTCAAAAAGGTTTTAATTGAACAATTTCGTATACCTGAAGGGCGAGTCAATGTTTTACCTCATGGGGAACTTGGTACTTTATATCAGCGTCGGCGTAGTCAACATATTCCAGTCCGTGAGCCTTATACCTTGCTATTTTTTGGACGCATCTTGCCCTATAAGGGATTGAGATATTTGCTTGAGGCTATACCCTTAATTGCTGAATGCATACCTGAAGTTAAACTGATTATTGCTGGAAGGGGAGAAAACGTAAAGCAGTATTTTTCTAATGGTTATGATGAAAAACGCTACGAGATTATTAATGACTTTATTCCTCTTGAAGAAGTAGGTAATCTATTTCAACGCAGCATAGCAACAGTTCTACCATATATCGAAGCCTCTCAAAGTGGTGTAGCAGCCTTATCTTATGGAATGGGAACACTTGTTGTAGCTTCTGAAGTAGGGGGATTGAGTGAAATAGTTCAGCATCAAAAAGATGGATTGCTAGTTCCACCCCGTGATGTTCGAGCCTTAGCTGATGCCATAATTTGTTTGTTAACCGATCGCGACTTGCAACAACGTTTGCAAACTGCGGCAATAGCTCGCTGTCAGCAAGATTTAAATTGGTCAAATATTGCTGCTCAAACAGCCCAAATTTATCAGAAAGAAATGAATATGCAAAATAAACATTAG